From the genome of Dissulfurirhabdus thermomarina:
GACCGTGGCCGCGGCCCGGGAAAAGGGCTACGTCACCACGCTTCTCGGGCGCCGCCGCTACATCCCCGATATCGGCGCCCGGGTCCGGAGCGTGCGGGAATTCGCGGAGCGGACGGCCATCAACGCGCCCATCCAGGGGACCGCCGCCGACATCATCAAGCTGGCCATGCTCCGCGTGGACGAGGCGCTCCGGGCCTCCGCCTCCCGCGCCGCCATGCTGCTCCAGGTCCACGACGAGCTGGTCCTGGAGGTGCCGGCGGCGGAGGCGGCGGCGGTGGCCCGGGTGGTCAAGGAACGGATGGAATCGGTGATGGAGCTGGCCGTCCCCCTGGTGGTGGGGATCGGGACCGGGCCCGACTGGGCCGCCATCGAGAAGAACGGGTAAGGAGGCCGCGTGAAGGCGGAAAAGGGCTGGGTCTACCTGGAGGGCGAGTGCCGCTACACCCGGAACCCGGACATCATCCGGCACGAGGTCCGGCGCCTCCACCAGGAACGGACCTGGGTGGATCTCCGCCACCCGGGCTACCGGTCCGTCCCCACGGTGATCACCGGCACCGACGGGAAAATCGTGGAGATCGACCGCCCGCGCGACTGGGAGCCCGTCCCGGAAGTCCTCCTCACCTACCAGCGGCCGCGGGAGCCCTGGCACTTCATGAAGGCCGACGTCAAGGAGGTCACGGCCCGGTCCGTCCGGATCCACCTCCCCCACACCCTGACCGTATTCGAACGCCGCGAATTCTTCCGAGTGGAGGTCCCCGCCGGTTCCTCGGTGGTGATCCAGTACGTGAGCGGCGGCACCGCCGCCCGGCTCTCCGGGGACCTCGCCGATCTCAGCGGCCAGGGCTACGTTCTGGACGGCGAGGTGGTGGACGTGAGCCTCGGGGGGGTCGCCTTCGAAACCACCCCCCTCCCCGACATCCCGCTCCCCTCGGTGGGGACCCGGATCCATCCCGTCACGTTGCACCTCGCCGCCGGGCCCGGGGGCGCCCCGGACCTCATCCGGATCTCGGAGGCCACGGTGGTCAAGCTCCGAAAGCGGGGCGACCAGCCCCGGGCCCGGATCGCCCTCCGGTTCTCCGCCACGGAGGAGGAGACGGAGGCCCTGGCGGCCTACATCCGGCGGCGGGAGCTGGCCATCCTCAAGGCGGCCCAGGAGGCATGACCCCGGGAGTCGACGCCGCCGGGGGGCTGGTGCTCGCCATCCTCGCCCCCGTGCCCGGGGCCGTGGTCGCCCCGGGCCGCCCTGTCCCGGTCCGGGTCCAGGTCTGCCTGGCGTGCGGCCGGCCGAGTGGAACGGCGGGCGGCCTTCTGGACGTCACGGCGCGGCTGGTGCCCGCCGGGGCCGGGGCCGAGCACCGGACCTCCCTCGAGCCGGCCGGGGAACCCGGGGCCTTCTCGGGCGCCCTCCGCCCGCCGGGCGCGGGCGGGATGCGGCTCACCGTGGAGGCCGTGGACCGCGAGACCGGGGCGGCGGGCCGGGCGGCCGTGGCCATCGAGGTGCGGGAGGATTCCCCTAGCCCTTGAAGAGGTAGCGCTTGATCTTCCGGGTGGAGGTCTTCGGCAGTTCCTCGTCCCGCACCAGGAACCGCTTGGCCCGCTTGTAGGCGGCCACCGCCCGCATCTGCCGCTGGGCCTCCCGCACCACCAGGGCCTCGACCTCCTCCTCGGAGAGGACCTTCCCCTTGAAACGGGCCCCGATGGCCTCGTAGTCGGGGATGAGGACGGCCCGGACCTCCTCGCCTCCGCCGGGAAGCTCGTGCCCGTAGACCATGGACTCAAGGATGAAGGGGCTGCGGTTGATCTCGGCCTCCACCTCCTCCGGGTAGACGTTCTTGCCCGCCGGGGTGACGATGAGGTTCTTGGCCCGCCCGGCCACATAGAGGTAGCCCCTGGCGTCCTGGTAGCCGAGGTCCCCGGTCCGGAGCCACCCCTCCCCGTCGAGCACCTGGGCCGTGGCCTCCGGGTTGCGGTAATACCCCTTCATGACCATGGGGCCCCGAAAGGCCAGCTCGCCCACGCCGGCGGCGTTCGGATCGAGGATGCGCACCTCCACCCCCGGCAGCGGCGGGCCGATGCTCTCGTCCACCGGCGCCTCCTCCGGGTTCACCGCCAGCACCGGGCTCGCCTCGGTGAGCCCGTAGCCCTGGATGAGGGTGATCCCGAGCCGGCGGAACTCCCGGGGGATCCGGGGCATGAGCGGGGCGCCGCCCGCCACCAGCAGCCGAAGGGAGCCGAGGCCGGCCCGCTCCCGCAGGCGGCGGAAGAGGCGCCTGCCGAGGTTGCGCCGCCCCACGAGTTCCCCGGCCCGGACCACCCCCTTGAGCCCCCGGAAGGCCCCCCGCACCGGCGCGGGCCTGCGGCCGATGCCCCGGTAGATCCCCTCGAGCATCTTCTGGAAGAGCAGCGGGACCCCCAGCATCACGGTGGCGCGGCTGGCCTGGAGGTCTTCCAGGATGTCGCGGGACTTGAGGCTCCGGGCATAGGTGATGCTGGAACCCGTGTAGAGCGGCAGGAGGAACCCCGCCGTGCACTCGAAGGTGTGGTGGAGCGGGAGGACGGACAGGAACCGTTCACCCTCGCAGTGGATGGCCTGGCTGCAGGCCGCGGCGTCGGCCACCACGTTCCGGTGGGTGAGCATCACCCCCTTGGGCTGGCCCGTGGTGCCGGAGGTATAGATGATGGCCAGGAGGTCGTCCGGGTCCGGCGGGGGCGGGGCGGCCACGTGGGCCCGGCCCGCCTCCATGAGGTCCCGGATCGTGGCGATCTCCTCGCGCCCCGGCAGCTTCTCTTCCGCGAGGAGGATCACCTTCTCGGGAACGGGGAAGTCCGGGTGGGTCTCGAGGACGACGTCCAGGAACCTCGGCGCCACGAAGGCGGCCTCCGCCTCCGCGTCGGCCAGGATGTGGCGGATCTCGTTCTCGCCGAGGAGGGAATCCACGGGGACGCAGACGGCCCCGGCCGAGGCGGCGGCGAGGTAGGCCTGGGCCCACTCGGGGGAATTGGGCCCGAGGATGGCGCACCGGTCGCCCTTTCGGACCCCGAGGGCGGCCAACCCCTTGGCCAGGGCACGGACCCGGTCCGCCAGGTCGCGGTAGGTGAGCGTCCGGTCGCCCTCCGGCCGGCGGGCGGTGAGGGCCGGGCGGTTCCCCCACCGCGCCACCGACCGCTCGAGCATCCCGGGAATGGTGAACCCCGGAGCACCGGGGCCCGGTTCCGGGCGGGACATCAGAACTTCCAGCGCACGTCCAGGTTCACCACGTTGGCGTAGCCCTCGTAGGTCCCCGTCAGGGTGGGCGTCACCAGGGACGGCGCACTGTCCTCCACCAGGATGTAGGTATAGGCCGCGTCCACCGCCAGGTTCCCCCGGGCGAAGCCCACCCCGAGCCCGAAGAGGTGGCGGTCGTTGGTGGGCAGGGAGGGATCGCGGTAGGTGTCGTCGATGGGGGACTTGTCGTAGACGTAGGAGCCCCGGACCTCCCACTCGGGGGAGAGCCGGTACGCCGCCCCGAGCCGGAGGGCCCAGACGTTGTGCCAGTCCTTCGGAACGCTCACCACGCCGGGAAGCCCCACGCCCGGGGTGTACTCGTACTCGAAGTCGAGCGACTGGTAGGAGGACCAGCGGGTCC
Proteins encoded in this window:
- a CDS encoding PilZ domain-containing protein — protein: MKAEKGWVYLEGECRYTRNPDIIRHEVRRLHQERTWVDLRHPGYRSVPTVITGTDGKIVEIDRPRDWEPVPEVLLTYQRPREPWHFMKADVKEVTARSVRIHLPHTLTVFERREFFRVEVPAGSSVVIQYVSGGTAARLSGDLADLSGQGYVLDGEVVDVSLGGVAFETTPLPDIPLPSVGTRIHPVTLHLAAGPGGAPDLIRISEATVVKLRKRGDQPRARIALRFSATEEETEALAAYIRRRELAILKAAQEA
- a CDS encoding AMP-dependent synthetase/ligase; translated protein: MSRPEPGPGAPGFTIPGMLERSVARWGNRPALTARRPEGDRTLTYRDLADRVRALAKGLAALGVRKGDRCAILGPNSPEWAQAYLAAASAGAVCVPVDSLLGENEIRHILADAEAEAAFVAPRFLDVVLETHPDFPVPEKVILLAEEKLPGREEIATIRDLMEAGRAHVAAPPPPDPDDLLAIIYTSGTTGQPKGVMLTHRNVVADAAACSQAIHCEGERFLSVLPLHHTFECTAGFLLPLYTGSSITYARSLKSRDILEDLQASRATVMLGVPLLFQKMLEGIYRGIGRRPAPVRGAFRGLKGVVRAGELVGRRNLGRRLFRRLRERAGLGSLRLLVAGGAPLMPRIPREFRRLGITLIQGYGLTEASPVLAVNPEEAPVDESIGPPLPGVEVRILDPNAAGVGELAFRGPMVMKGYYRNPEATAQVLDGEGWLRTGDLGYQDARGYLYVAGRAKNLIVTPAGKNVYPEEVEAEINRSPFILESMVYGHELPGGGEEVRAVLIPDYEAIGARFKGKVLSEEEVEALVVREAQRQMRAVAAYKRAKRFLVRDEELPKTSTRKIKRYLFKG